The Kwoniella mangroviensis CBS 8507 chromosome 1 map unlocalized Ctg02, whole genome shotgun sequence genome window below encodes:
- a CDS encoding alanine-tRNA ligase has product MSFADKKPTVPTTAPHPWPSPSDWPASKVRQTYIDYFVNQPGFEHTFWPSSGVIPFDDDTLLFANAGMNQYKPLFLGTADPKSDLSKLIRAVNSQKCIRAGGKHNDLDDVGKDTYHHTFFEMLGNWSFGNYFKIGALTMAWDLLTRVYGLPKDRLYVTYFEGDAKQGLEPDTEAQQIWRDLGVPESHILPGNAKDNFWEMGATGPCGPCSEIHFDRIGGREVPELVNADDPNVLEIWNNVFIQYNREQSGELRSLPAKHVDTGMGFERLVSVLHNVSSNYDTDVFTPIFAEIQRLTGSRPYQGKLGEEDVDGIDTAYRVIADHIRTLTIAISDGGVPDKDGRGYVLRRILRRGVRYASNKFNVKIGNFFSSLVPVVVDSLSGIFPEVTKKIPELVEILNEEEASFARTLTRGEALFNKYASAALEEKRDVLGGKDIWRLYDTYGFPVDLTQIMAEERGLKIDQEAFEKARLESLEASKAGGKDKGVAGTVKLDVHDLGALEANDQVPKTNDSFKYQLDDIKATVKSIYHSSKFYSSTSELPPNAPFGVLLDKTNFYAESGGQEYDTGVLAIDGEAEFKVEDVQVYNGYVLHIGQMEEGEIKVGDEVICTYDELRRWPIRNNHTGTHILNFGLREVLGDHIDQKGSLVAPTKLRFDFSHGKSITTPELVKIEAICNEWIKRAAPVYAKEMPLAEAYKIPGLRAVFGEAYPDPVRVVSLGYPLEEIAQNIENSKWRGTSIEFCGGTHVAKTDDIKDFVIVEESSIAKGIRRIVAVTGHEAHEVSRKAAEFERRLNTIAELQGKDKEVAMKPYLVELGQSGISLIKKASLKSTFEKMQSELVAAAKAKTAADSKVIQDAIKTFFKENPNDNVYVGEFEVAGGNAKTLSAAVTAGKSLSKAIYVFSTDQETGKVAHTNYLPKEVLDKKVIDGKTWLGEVSQIVGGKGGGKDESATGVGSEPTKVKEAIVLAKNFYLSKVEA; this is encoded by the exons ATGTCATTCGCCGATAAGAAACCCACCGTGCCCACGACCGCTCCTCATCCTTGGCCTTCGCCATCCGACTGGCCCGCTTCAAAGGTCCGACAAACTTATATCGATTACTTTGTCAACCAACCTGGATTCGAACACACTTTCTGGCCATCAAGTGGTGTGATCCccttcgatgatgatactctTCTATTTGCCAATGCT GGTATGAACCAGTACAAACCTCTTTTCTTAGGTACTGCCGACCCCAAATCAGATCtatcgaagttgatcagAGCGGTTAACAGTCAGAAATGTATTCGTGCGGGAGGTAAACATAACG atcttgatgatgttggtaAAGATACCTATCACCACACATTCTTCGAAATGTTGGGTAACTGGTCGTTCGGTAATTACTTCAAG ATCGGAGCCTTGACAATGGCTTGGGATCTCCTTACCCGAGTGTATGGATTACCAAAAGATAGATTATACGTAACTTACTTCGAGGGAGATGCTAAGCAAGGATTGGAACCAGATACTGAAGCTCA ACAAATCTGGAGGGATCTCGGAGTACCAGAAAGCCATATCTTGCCAGGTAACGCCAAGGATAACTTCTGGG AAATGGGTGCTACTGGACCTTGTGGACCTTGCAG TGAAATCCATTTCGACCGAATTGGTGGCCGAGAAGTACCAGAACTTGTCAATGCCGATGACCCCAACGTTCTTGAAATCTGGAACAACGTTTTCATTCAATACAACCGAGAACAATCCGGTGAATTGCGCTCATTGCCCGCCAAACACGTCGATACCGGTATGGGTTTCGAACGATTAGTATCTGTCTTACATAACGTTTCTTCGAATTACGATACCGACGTATTCACACCTATTTTCGCTGAAATTCAGAGATTGACTGGTAGTAGACCATATCAAGGTAAActcggtgaagaagatgtagatggtATCGATACCGCCTATAGGGTGATTGCCGATCACATCAGAACATTGACGATAGCCATTTCAGATGGTGGTGTACCTGAtaaagatggtagaggtTATGTGTTGAGAAGAATTCTCAGAAGAGGTGTTAGATACGCTAGTAACAAGTTTAACGTCAAGATTGGaaatttcttctcttcattgGTCCCTGTGGTGGTTGATTCATTG TCCGGTATTTTCCCCGAAGTGACCAAGAAGATACCTGAATTGGTTGAAATcttgaacgaagaggaagcttCCTTCGCTCGGACTCTTACCCGAGGTGAAGCTTTGTTTAACAAATACGCCAGTGCCGCcttggaagagaagagggatgtacTGGGTGGAAAAGACATCTGGAGATTATACGATACTTATGGTTTCCCTGTTGACCTGACTCAAATCATGGCTGAAGAACGAGGTCtcaagattgatcaagaagcttTCGAGAAGGCCAGGTTAGAATCGCTCGAAGCGTCCAAGGCGGGAGGTAAAGACAAAGGTGTAGCTGGGACTGTCAAACTGGACGTACATGATCTTGGTGCTTTGGAGGCTAATGATCAAGTCCCAAAGACTAATGATTCGTTCAAATACC AACTGGACGACATCAAAGCTACCGTCAAatccatctaccactccTCCAAATTCTACTCGTCCACCTCTGAACTTCCACCCAACGCTCCTTTCGGTGTTTTACTTGACAAGACCAACTTCTACGCTGAATCCGGTGGTCAAGAATACGATACTGGTGTGCTTGCCATAGATGGAGAGGCTGAATTCAAAGTAGAAGACGTTCAAGTATACAATGGTTATGTGCTGCATATTGGTCAgatggaggaaggtgaaATCAAAGTCGGGGATGAAGTCATCTGTACttatgatgag CTCCGACGATGGCCTATCCGAAACAACCACACTGGAACCCACATCCTGAACTTTGGCCTTCGAGAAGTACTCGGTGACCATATCGACCAAAAGGGATCTCTCGTCGCTCCTACCAAACTTCGATTCGATTTCTCACATGGTAAATCCATAACGACACCCGAGCTTGTCAAGATCGAAGCCATCTGTAACGAATGGATCAAGAGAGCTGCTCCAGTCTACGCCAAGGAAATGCCTTTGGCCGAAGCTTACAAGATTCCGGGACTTAGAGCAGTATTCGGCGAAGCTTACCCTGATCCTGTGCGAGTTGTATCTCTTGGTTACCCCTTGGAGGAGATCGCTCAGAATATCGAAAATTCCAAATGGAGAGGAACGAGTATCGAATTCTGCGGTGGTACCCATGTAGCCAAGACGGACGATATCAAGGATTTCGTCATTGTTGAGGAATCTTCGATCGCAAAGGGGATTAGACGTATTGTGGCTGTGACTGGACATGAAGCTCATGAGGTATCGAGGAAAGCTGCCGAGTTCGAAAGAAGGCTGAACACGATTGCGGAATTGCaaggtaaagataaagaagttGCTATGAAACCATATTTAGTC GAACTTGGTCAGAGTGGTATTTCTTTAATCAAGAAAGCTTCCTTGAAATCCACTTTCGAAAAGATGCAATCTGAATTAGTTGCCgctgccaaagccaagaCTGCTGCTGATTCCAAAGTCATCCAAGATGCTATCAAGACTTTCTTCAAGGAAAACCCTAATGATAATGTATATGTTGGTGAATTCGAAGTTGCGGGTGGTAATGCTAAA ACGTTATCTGCCGCTGTCACCGCTGGTAAATCCCTCTCCAAAGCCATCTACGTATTCTCCACCGACCAAGAGACTGGTAAAGTCGCTCATACCAATTACTTACCTAAGGAAGTACTGGATAAGAAGGTTATAGATGGTAAGACCTGGTTGGGAGAAGTTAGTCAGATCGTCGGCGGTAAG GGCGGTGGTAAAGACGAATCTGCTACTGGTGTAGGAAGCGAACCCACCAAAGTCAAGGAGGCTATTGTGCTCGCCAAGAACTTCTATCTGTCCAAGGTAGAGGCTTAA